A window from Thermomonas aquatica encodes these proteins:
- a CDS encoding crotonase/enoyl-CoA hydratase family protein, with the protein MATLEKLTPVSRYSNLRAAESADASVHWCYMHADLAHQPGRACFKPALVNEIIQYQWSLADRMRRARGHDDGGLQHVVLASDCDAFNLGGDLEYFCDAIRRQDRHALLTYARQCVRGVHAFHTGLDAGAHSIALVQGDALGGGFEAALSCHTIVAEEGVGMGLPEVLFDLFPGMGAYSFLCKRIPPHQAERLMLSGEIHGSDELHKMGLVDVLVPRGQGVQAVEEVIRANRRIPHARTAMHRVRAMSQPVTLEEMMAITEVWVDTALQLGEKSLRTMERLVRAQYKRHGSRAAALA; encoded by the coding sequence ATGGCCACCCTGGAAAAGCTGACCCCTGTTTCGCGTTATTCCAACCTGCGCGCCGCCGAGAGCGCGGACGCGAGCGTGCATTGGTGCTACATGCATGCCGACCTGGCGCACCAGCCCGGGCGCGCATGCTTCAAGCCGGCGTTGGTGAACGAGATCATCCAGTACCAGTGGTCGCTCGCCGACCGCATGCGCCGCGCGCGCGGCCATGACGACGGCGGCCTGCAGCACGTGGTGCTGGCTTCCGATTGCGACGCCTTCAACCTGGGCGGCGACCTGGAGTATTTCTGCGATGCCATCCGCCGCCAGGACCGGCATGCGCTGCTCACCTATGCGCGGCAGTGCGTGCGCGGCGTGCATGCCTTCCATACCGGGCTCGATGCGGGTGCGCACAGCATCGCCCTGGTCCAGGGCGACGCGCTCGGCGGCGGTTTCGAGGCGGCGCTCAGCTGCCATACCATCGTCGCCGAGGAAGGCGTCGGCATGGGCCTGCCGGAAGTGCTGTTCGACCTGTTCCCCGGCATGGGCGCCTATTCGTTCCTGTGCAAGCGCATCCCGCCGCACCAGGCCGAGCGACTGATGCTGTCCGGCGAGATCCACGGCAGCGACGAGCTCCACAAGATGGGCCTGGTCGACGTGCTGGTGCCGCGTGGCCAGGGCGTGCAGGCCGTCGAGGAAGTGATCCGCGCGAACCGCCGCATCCCGCATGCGCGTACCGCCATGCACCGGGTCCGCGCGATGTCGCAGCCGGTCACCCTGGAGGAGATGATGGCGATCACCGAGGTCTGGGTGGACACCGCCCTGCAGCTCGGCGAGAAATCCCTGCGCACGATGGAGCGTCTGGTCCGGGCCCAGTACAAGCGGCACGGATCGCGCGCAGCCGCGCTCGCCTGA